The following proteins are encoded in a genomic region of Nitrospiraceae bacterium:
- a CDS encoding helix-turn-helix domain-containing protein has translation MKDLLTLSEVSTFLKVPKSTIYKLARERRLPGHKVGKHWRFVREEIEAWVQNAGGDSVMVGSGSQQGVRDRFSLN, from the coding sequence ATGAAAGATTTGCTGACCTTAAGTGAAGTGTCGACGTTTTTGAAAGTCCCAAAATCGACTATCTACAAGCTCGCAAGAGAACGTCGACTCCCAGGGCATAAAGTTGGAAAACACTGGCGTTTCGTTCGTGAAGAAATTGAAGCCTGGGTTCAAAATGCCGGAGGAGATTCGGTAATGGTTGGGTCCGGGTCTCAACAGGGGGTTCGGGACCGGTTTAGCTTGAACTAA
- a CDS encoding chemotaxis response regulator CheY: MKVLVVDDMSTMRRIVKNVLRQIGFSDIMEAENGQDALTQLRAGGFGLVVSDWNMPVMQGIELLRAVRADPELKTLPFLMVTAEAQKENLIEAVQAGVSNYVVKPFTAEVLQGKLEKIFANVQPAKTS, encoded by the coding sequence ATGAAAGTGTTGGTGGTAGACGATATGTCTACCATGCGTCGAATTGTTAAAAATGTGTTACGTCAAATCGGTTTTTCGGACATTATGGAAGCTGAAAACGGGCAGGACGCTTTGACACAATTGAGGGCCGGCGGCTTTGGGTTGGTGGTGTCAGATTGGAATATGCCTGTGATGCAGGGCATTGAACTTTTGCGCGCGGTTCGTGCCGATCCGGAATTGAAAACGCTCCCGTTTTTGATGGTTACCGCTGAAGCGCAAAAAGAAAATTTAATCGAGGCAGTCCAGGCCGGGGTCAGCAACTATGTCGTCAAGCCGTTTACCGCAGAAGTATTACAAGGAAAATTGGAAAAAATATTTGCCAATGTTCAGCCCGCAAAAACGTCATAA
- a CDS encoding protein phosphatase CheZ, translated as MLVDRMIEADVPGDEEISEEGLDEKRSIKTEMEELAKYVEVITKTIREMESPVTSTSDQLPQATSHLHDLAKMTEDGTHKVLGLTEELERNREVIQHHVEQLRANVAGRAVKDLDAILALVKADEGRLLNIHVALSFQDLVAQRVAKLVTILNEIQHKLLKLVVIFGIQQKKGGAGSSSEGRGYEMLRQLESSKTTALEQDLVDSIMSEYGMS; from the coding sequence ATGCTCGTGGATCGGATGATTGAGGCTGATGTGCCAGGCGATGAAGAGATATCCGAGGAGGGCTTGGATGAGAAGCGTTCGATTAAAACTGAAATGGAGGAGTTGGCCAAGTATGTTGAAGTGATTACCAAAACAATTCGGGAAATGGAATCTCCGGTGACTTCCACCTCGGATCAACTGCCTCAAGCCACATCCCATTTACATGATCTTGCCAAGATGACGGAAGACGGAACCCACAAGGTTCTTGGCCTGACAGAAGAACTGGAACGGAACCGAGAGGTGATTCAACATCATGTGGAACAATTACGGGCGAATGTGGCGGGGAGAGCGGTGAAGGATCTTGATGCCATTTTAGCGCTGGTGAAGGCCGATGAGGGACGCTTGTTAAATATTCATGTGGCGTTATCTTTCCAGGATCTTGTGGCCCAACGCGTGGCAAAGCTGGTGACGATTTTAAATGAAATCCAACATAAATTGTTAAAATTGGTGGTCATTTTTGGAATTCAGCAAAAAAAGGGCGGAGCCGGTTCATCGAGTGAGGGACGGGGGTATGAAATGCTGCGTCAGTTGGAATCATCCAAAACAACCGCTCTGGAACAGGATCTGGTGGATAGCATCATGTCTGAGTATGGGATGTCCTAA
- a CDS encoding chemotaxis protein CheA, with protein MNDEMKEILNDFLAESSEMLEALDQHFVKLEAEPSNTELLNEIFRCMHSMKGSAGFLGFTHLVEVAHQAESLLNKLRQGEMKVSPFIIDIILEAVDAVKMLQSDIRETGGDSHVETQGIVNKLALTMDSADDLMLSIPPPQNAGISTTSYAPYSPQAEMMPSSMNKPPDTSSLASPCEASIFEGPVRIEGVAESADISDGPVGLSDVLHKMKEATTRTVQAASAAGSKLASGKEEDQTVRVETKRLDHVMNLVGELVLNRNRLMKLGNGLEEHDEINPALRELNMTLAQLNLVTSDLQLAVMKTRMVPIRKVFSRFPRLVRDLAGKLGKQVRLELVGEDTEVDKSVADELSDPLVHLVRNSMDHGLETADDRKQHGKSPEGYVRLSAQQEGNSIVIRVEDNGRGLQVEKIAEKAIEKGLVAPSELETMSPREIMNLIFLPGFSTADQVSDVSGRGVGMDVVRTNISRMNGSLELDSDPGQGSRVTIKLPLTVAIIQALMVEVECATFAIPLASVVEAVKVTKDEIKSINRQAVLNLRERILPLLDLGETFHIPRDRTNEECYVVVVKIGEQQFGVVVNRLRAQEEVVIKSLGEFLANVKCVAGATITGDGKVVLILDMADLVREVQAATYTGMR; from the coding sequence ATGAATGACGAAATGAAAGAAATACTCAATGACTTTTTGGCGGAAAGCTCTGAGATGTTGGAGGCCCTTGACCAACATTTCGTAAAGTTGGAAGCGGAGCCCTCCAACACCGAACTGCTTAATGAGATTTTCCGGTGTATGCACAGTATGAAAGGTTCCGCCGGATTTTTGGGGTTTACCCATTTGGTAGAAGTGGCACACCAAGCTGAGAGTTTGTTGAATAAACTGCGACAGGGTGAGATGAAGGTTTCTCCGTTCATTATCGATATCATTTTGGAAGCAGTGGATGCCGTAAAAATGCTCCAATCCGATATTCGGGAGACCGGAGGAGATTCTCATGTGGAGACCCAGGGCATTGTGAATAAATTGGCGTTAACGATGGATAGCGCCGACGATCTGATGCTATCTATTCCACCTCCCCAAAATGCAGGCATAAGCACGACCTCTTACGCTCCTTATTCACCCCAGGCAGAGATGATGCCGTCTTCAATGAATAAGCCACCGGATACCTCTTCTTTGGCTTCCCCTTGTGAGGCCTCGATTTTTGAAGGACCGGTAAGGATTGAAGGAGTTGCGGAATCTGCGGACATTTCTGACGGCCCGGTTGGATTGTCCGATGTGTTACATAAAATGAAAGAAGCGACAACCCGCACTGTTCAAGCTGCTAGTGCCGCGGGTTCCAAACTGGCAAGTGGGAAGGAAGAAGACCAGACCGTTCGCGTTGAAACCAAACGCTTAGATCATGTTATGAATCTGGTGGGGGAATTGGTGTTGAATCGCAATCGTCTTATGAAGCTGGGCAATGGCCTGGAAGAACATGATGAGATCAATCCTGCTCTCCGGGAATTAAATATGACGCTGGCGCAACTCAATCTGGTGACCTCGGATTTGCAATTGGCGGTGATGAAAACACGGATGGTTCCCATTCGCAAGGTATTTTCACGTTTCCCACGATTGGTCCGGGATTTGGCCGGTAAGTTAGGTAAACAAGTCCGATTGGAATTAGTGGGGGAAGATACCGAAGTCGATAAGTCTGTGGCCGACGAATTAAGTGATCCGTTGGTCCATCTGGTCAGAAATTCTATGGACCATGGTTTGGAAACGGCAGATGACCGGAAGCAACACGGAAAAAGCCCTGAAGGTTATGTGCGATTGTCGGCCCAGCAGGAAGGTAACAGTATTGTGATTCGTGTTGAAGACAATGGGCGGGGGTTACAAGTTGAGAAAATTGCTGAAAAAGCCATCGAGAAAGGGCTGGTGGCTCCATCCGAATTGGAAACCATGAGTCCCCGGGAAATTATGAATTTAATTTTTCTTCCAGGATTTAGTACGGCGGACCAGGTGAGTGATGTGTCGGGACGTGGCGTGGGCATGGACGTGGTTCGAACCAATATTAGCCGGATGAATGGAAGTTTGGAATTAGATTCCGATCCGGGTCAAGGGAGTCGCGTGACGATCAAGCTTCCGTTGACCGTGGCCATCATTCAAGCCCTCATGGTTGAGGTGGAATGTGCCACATTTGCTATTCCGCTGGCATCTGTGGTTGAGGCCGTCAAAGTCACCAAAGATGAAATTAAAAGTATTAATCGACAGGCGGTGTTGAACCTCCGTGAACGCATTCTTCCGCTCCTGGATCTTGGCGAAACGTTTCACATTCCAAGGGACCGGACTAATGAGGAGTGCTATGTGGTAGTGGTGAAGATCGGGGAACAACAGTTTGGAGTTGTGGTGAACCGATTGCGGGCGCAAGAGGAGGTTGTGATTAAGTCCTTGGGAGAATTTTTGGCAAACGTGAAATGCGTGGCGGGAGCCACTATTACCGGAGATGGCAAAGTCGTGTTGATTTTGGACATGGCCGATTTAGTGAGGGAAGTGCAAGCGGCCACGTATACCGGTATGCGCTAA
- a CDS encoding chemotaxis protein CheV translates to MAKWMAEIDQRTGLAGANKMELLMFHFGTNETYGINVFKIREVMKLPPVVKIPDADPRILGLVNLRGENIALVDLKQAIGLGPLDPVGAKLIIAEYNDNKQGFLVAGVDRIIRMSWERIQIPPPMVQSSRQGAVTAITKLEDGRMVLILDVEKVLAELHPRSEEEVFVGIELHEELAGKRVLVADDSLVARKQITKTLERLGMKYEETQTGREALTRLRQYAELSDKMERTIFDFVVGVITDIEMPEMDGFSLTKAIREDPRLQGLPILMHSSLSGQCNVDKGKALGVTDYVTKFHPTDLRDKLVEHLGKSQGIGVRS, encoded by the coding sequence ATGGCAAAATGGATGGCAGAAATTGATCAACGGACCGGACTAGCCGGTGCCAATAAGATGGAACTTTTAATGTTTCATTTTGGGACCAATGAGACCTATGGAATCAATGTGTTTAAGATTCGCGAAGTCATGAAGCTCCCACCTGTCGTGAAAATTCCCGATGCCGATCCTCGAATTCTCGGTCTGGTGAACCTCCGTGGAGAAAACATTGCTTTAGTGGACTTGAAGCAGGCGATTGGACTTGGACCGTTGGATCCTGTTGGCGCGAAGTTGATCATTGCCGAGTATAACGATAACAAACAAGGATTTTTGGTCGCGGGTGTTGATCGGATCATTCGTATGTCGTGGGAACGCATTCAAATACCTCCACCGATGGTCCAGTCGAGCCGGCAAGGGGCGGTCACGGCAATTACCAAATTGGAAGATGGTCGTATGGTGTTAATTTTGGATGTGGAAAAGGTCTTAGCCGAACTGCATCCACGGAGTGAGGAAGAGGTTTTCGTTGGCATTGAACTGCACGAGGAATTAGCCGGGAAACGTGTCCTGGTTGCCGATGACTCGCTTGTGGCCAGAAAGCAAATTACGAAAACGTTGGAACGATTGGGTATGAAATACGAAGAAACACAAACGGGAAGAGAGGCGCTTACCCGGTTGCGACAGTATGCGGAGTTGAGTGACAAAATGGAACGAACCATTTTTGATTTTGTGGTGGGTGTGATTACCGACATCGAAATGCCGGAAATGGATGGGTTTTCCCTAACGAAGGCTATCCGTGAAGATCCCCGATTGCAAGGCCTTCCGATCCTGATGCATTCCTCCTTGTCCGGTCAGTGCAATGTGGATAAAGGCAAGGCTTTGGGTGTGACAGATTATGTGACCAAATTCCATCCTACGGACCTTCGGGACAAATTAGTTGAACATCTCGGAAAGTCTCAGGGAATCGGGGTGCGGTCATAA
- a CDS encoding methyl-accepting chemotaxis protein, with amino-acid sequence MMKSTWNVGITTKLVWILVFFSLIPLSVQVYSLFQTAEVLKQEVGVRYQELAEVIVEKIHLYLAERGVDAQILGRNTMSVIPEQSGHTLRPSYELVQVLNTYVQTTGMYSLVQLVDLDGNLIAVNDHDSEGLPLETEELYGKNYQSTPWFQALQQAGQRPRPTEASSRSNVNQEVFVESAMLDGNVQALFPRESGLTIGFSVPLYSQGRVVGYGSLRMKFSKIEAFFQEAYQDLKKAGFPHAELILQDDQGMTLLEYAPAVYGTEDATHDFDNVVFKTNLAQLGLDAAQSAVQGQSGNARNFHPGKQTNQVIGFSPMSGGARSLGLHWSVLVQVPEDEAFSHVRSLTNKTLLEMLAGLLVVVPIGMLMGRKVVSRLKPVWEVAAKASKGDLTHRVPVKTQDELGQMGLALNNLLDELSRMLLQTRNVAHSLSQASVQLSSVGHQVVQASQSQVHQATQVAAAVEEMSATADDMARHTEALASTATGVNDSAVRGGDVVVSSIHGMESVSSRIQESAGRIQKLGQRSKDIGDIIGVIEDIAEQTNLLALNAAIEAARAGDQGRGFAVVADEVRKLAERTGKATKEIATVIESVQAGTHEAVRSMETGTEEAHSGMALAREAGNRLTEIVQGVQRVVDMIQHFAESTKQQSAVSGQISSSIQQVAQLSQDNESHIQGVAIATKQFAALAEDLQTSLSRFTLKR; translated from the coding sequence ATGATGAAGTCGACGTGGAATGTAGGCATTACGACCAAATTAGTCTGGATTCTCGTGTTTTTTTCGTTGATTCCTCTGAGTGTTCAGGTTTATTCATTGTTTCAGACTGCAGAGGTTTTGAAACAGGAGGTTGGAGTCCGATATCAAGAGCTGGCAGAAGTGATTGTGGAAAAAATTCACCTCTATCTTGCTGAGCGCGGTGTGGATGCTCAAATTCTGGGTCGGAATACGATGTCTGTTATTCCGGAGCAATCGGGACATACTTTAAGGCCCTCCTACGAATTAGTGCAGGTCTTGAATACCTATGTTCAGACAACCGGGATGTATTCTCTGGTTCAATTGGTGGATCTGGATGGGAATCTGATCGCTGTGAATGATCATGATTCAGAAGGCTTGCCTCTTGAGACGGAGGAGCTGTATGGAAAAAATTATCAATCAACTCCGTGGTTTCAGGCCCTCCAACAGGCCGGACAGAGGCCCCGCCCTACAGAGGCTTCTTCAAGAAGCAATGTAAACCAAGAGGTCTTTGTGGAAAGCGCCATGCTAGATGGAAATGTGCAGGCACTCTTTCCCCGAGAGAGTGGTTTGACGATTGGGTTCTCGGTCCCTCTCTATTCTCAGGGCCGAGTGGTGGGGTATGGGAGCCTTCGTATGAAGTTTTCAAAGATTGAAGCCTTTTTTCAAGAGGCCTACCAGGATTTAAAAAAAGCCGGGTTTCCCCATGCGGAGCTTATCCTACAGGATGACCAGGGTATGACCCTGCTGGAATATGCCCCGGCTGTCTATGGGACGGAAGACGCGACTCATGATTTCGACAATGTGGTGTTTAAGACCAATCTGGCTCAGTTGGGACTTGATGCCGCACAATCGGCTGTTCAGGGTCAATCCGGAAACGCCAGGAATTTTCATCCCGGAAAGCAGACGAATCAAGTCATTGGTTTTAGTCCGATGTCTGGGGGAGCCCGATCTTTGGGACTGCATTGGTCTGTGTTGGTGCAGGTTCCCGAGGATGAAGCGTTCAGTCATGTCCGGAGTCTGACGAACAAAACCCTGTTGGAGATGCTGGCGGGTCTTCTTGTGGTAGTTCCCATTGGGATGCTTATGGGAAGAAAAGTCGTGAGCCGATTGAAACCTGTGTGGGAAGTGGCGGCGAAAGCCTCGAAGGGGGATTTGACTCACCGGGTTCCCGTGAAGACTCAAGACGAACTCGGACAAATGGGTTTGGCTCTAAATAACTTGTTGGATGAGTTAAGTCGGATGCTCTTGCAAACCCGGAATGTCGCCCACTCCCTGTCTCAAGCGTCGGTCCAGTTGTCATCGGTTGGCCATCAGGTCGTTCAAGCCAGCCAATCGCAAGTTCATCAAGCCACTCAGGTGGCTGCGGCGGTGGAGGAAATGTCTGCCACTGCCGATGATATGGCCCGTCATACGGAGGCCCTGGCTTCAACGGCCACAGGAGTCAATGATTCAGCTGTCCGGGGAGGAGATGTTGTGGTCTCTTCTATTCATGGGATGGAATCGGTTTCAAGCCGGATACAGGAATCCGCCGGACGCATTCAGAAATTAGGACAACGCTCCAAAGATATCGGGGACATAATTGGAGTCATCGAAGATATTGCGGAACAAACGAATTTGTTGGCGCTCAATGCGGCCATTGAAGCTGCCAGAGCAGGAGACCAGGGACGAGGGTTTGCTGTGGTCGCAGATGAGGTTCGGAAACTCGCCGAGCGAACAGGGAAGGCAACAAAGGAAATTGCGACCGTCATTGAATCGGTACAGGCAGGGACGCACGAAGCGGTTCGATCGATGGAGACAGGAACAGAGGAGGCGCATTCCGGAATGGCGCTGGCCCGAGAAGCCGGAAATCGATTGACGGAAATTGTGCAAGGGGTTCAGCGGGTAGTTGATATGATTCAACATTTTGCCGAATCCACGAAGCAACAATCTGCGGTCTCAGGACAAATCTCTTCGAGTATTCAACAGGTGGCGCAACTCAGCCAGGATAATGAAAGCCACATTCAGGGCGTGGCGATCGCCACCAAGCAGTTTGCGGCATTGGCGGAGGATCTTCAAACATCTCTTAGTCGCTTTACGTTAAAAAGGTAA
- a CDS encoding methyl-accepting chemotaxis protein, whose protein sequence is MYRLRIGPKFVIMLGMLAVGLIVCSLGVIYQQEVGRLQMILEEHGKRVQAQFDATRAYIAKNYVGKLKQSSMGSNLHVSRDHEQYPDAIPFPATAIQEIGQALGEEGVYQARLVSDQPINPANAPKDIFEQKALERIKDGAQSVSEIVTINGVPTFRRASADVATVEACISCHGGKKLGEVLGVLSLSIPITQAKEAMVNSVLHSGMWMIGIITIFLSAVYWLVSRLVLQPLHALMGISCDVAQGEDDLTKRVSVGKGSDEIGELSHNLNSFVEKMRLAVSSVKHATNRLVGSIVYLSTTAHEMVHAAEGQNARVIQSVSTVEKVTRTAGEVAKISIEAARIAQETANAARDGQEEMTQNVMGMQQISQSVVQIANIVTTLGRSSDQIGEIVNVIEDIADQTNLLALNAAIEAARAGEQGRGFAVVADEVRKLAERTTKATKEIGDMIRQIQKDTRSAVSSMEEGTSQVGHGVALANKTGEALANIHSLINATVGKIQQIANATEEQSTATRQIASDLEFMTHTTRQTTSGAFQSAKACHDLRVLAGDFQKLVGTMKV, encoded by the coding sequence ATGTACCGTTTACGCATCGGTCCTAAATTCGTAATCATGCTGGGGATGCTAGCCGTCGGATTGATTGTCTGTAGCCTAGGGGTGATTTACCAACAAGAGGTTGGCCGGCTGCAGATGATTTTGGAAGAACACGGAAAGCGTGTTCAAGCACAATTTGACGCCACGAGAGCCTATATTGCCAAAAATTATGTGGGAAAATTAAAACAATCGTCCATGGGCTCCAATCTGCATGTGTCTCGGGATCATGAGCAATATCCCGATGCCATTCCTTTTCCCGCCACAGCCATTCAGGAAATCGGCCAGGCCTTGGGGGAGGAGGGGGTGTATCAGGCACGACTCGTCAGCGATCAGCCGATAAATCCCGCCAATGCACCGAAAGATATCTTTGAACAAAAGGCTCTCGAGCGAATTAAAGATGGAGCGCAAAGTGTCAGTGAAATTGTGACGATCAACGGCGTCCCCACCTTTCGACGGGCGAGCGCAGATGTGGCTACCGTCGAAGCTTGCATAAGTTGTCATGGTGGGAAGAAATTGGGAGAAGTGCTTGGCGTGTTGTCCCTTTCCATTCCCATAACGCAGGCCAAAGAGGCGATGGTCAATTCCGTGCTCCATTCAGGGATGTGGATGATCGGGATTATCACAATTTTCCTGAGTGCGGTGTACTGGCTGGTGTCTCGGCTTGTTCTGCAACCTCTTCATGCCTTAATGGGCATCTCCTGTGACGTTGCACAGGGTGAAGATGATCTGACGAAACGAGTGTCAGTTGGAAAGGGATCTGATGAAATTGGGGAACTTAGTCACAACCTCAATTCGTTTGTTGAAAAGATGCGATTGGCGGTGTCGTCTGTCAAACATGCGACCAACCGTCTTGTGGGTTCCATCGTATACCTTTCTACGACGGCGCATGAAATGGTTCATGCTGCTGAAGGGCAAAATGCCCGCGTAATACAGTCGGTTTCCACAGTGGAGAAAGTGACAAGAACGGCGGGAGAAGTCGCGAAAATTTCCATAGAAGCGGCACGGATTGCTCAGGAAACAGCCAACGCCGCGCGAGACGGCCAGGAAGAGATGACCCAAAACGTGATGGGCATGCAACAGATTTCTCAATCGGTGGTGCAAATCGCTAATATTGTTACTACACTCGGCCGGTCTTCGGACCAAATTGGAGAAATCGTTAACGTGATTGAGGATATTGCGGATCAGACCAATTTATTGGCACTTAATGCGGCCATTGAGGCTGCACGGGCAGGTGAACAAGGGCGAGGGTTCGCTGTGGTTGCCGATGAAGTGCGGAAATTAGCAGAACGGACAACCAAGGCAACTAAAGAAATTGGAGATATGATCCGGCAGATTCAGAAAGATACACGAAGTGCTGTTTCGTCCATGGAGGAAGGTACAAGCCAGGTGGGCCATGGGGTGGCGTTAGCCAATAAAACCGGAGAGGCCTTAGCCAACATTCATTCTCTGATCAATGCTACGGTGGGGAAAATTCAACAAATTGCCAATGCTACAGAAGAGCAATCCACGGCTACGCGACAAATTGCCAGCGATTTAGAATTTATGACCCACACCACCCGTCAGACTACCAGTGGAGCCTTTCAGTCGGCCAAAGCCTGTCATGATTTGCGAGTGTTAGCCGGGGATTTTCAGAAGTTGGTCGGAACAATGAAAGTGTAA
- a CDS encoding purine-binding chemotaxis protein CheW: MQNTLTKVLPHEDFEEDSGVVLQMVSFQLGDEIFAIDILVVQEIIRMLDITQVPNAPHYVEGVVNLRGKVIPIINLRARFGLPMIEPTKDTRIVVVEIAHMILGFIVDSVEEVLRLSEECIEPPPPTSRGGAEECHKGVGRVNGCLVLLLDLERLFSNRSFA, from the coding sequence ATGCAGAATACTTTGACGAAGGTATTACCTCATGAGGATTTTGAGGAAGATAGTGGAGTGGTTCTTCAAATGGTGAGTTTTCAGTTGGGGGATGAAATTTTTGCCATTGATATCTTGGTGGTTCAGGAAATTATTCGTATGCTGGATATTACCCAGGTTCCGAATGCCCCTCATTATGTGGAGGGGGTGGTAAATCTGCGTGGAAAAGTCATCCCCATAATCAATCTTCGGGCTCGTTTTGGGCTGCCCATGATTGAACCCACCAAGGATACTCGAATTGTGGTTGTGGAAATTGCGCATATGATTTTGGGATTTATCGTTGATTCCGTCGAAGAAGTCTTACGCCTGTCTGAAGAATGTATTGAACCCCCACCTCCCACTAGTCGAGGAGGAGCTGAAGAATGTCACAAAGGGGTAGGGCGGGTGAATGGGTGCCTGGTGTTGTTGCTGGACCTTGAACGGTTGTTTAGTAATCGGTCCTTTGCATAA
- a CDS encoding flagellar motor protein: MDILSVLGILLSLGAIVGGQHLEGGHLSSILQGTAFLIVMGGTLGAVMLQFPLPIFLKALSSASMVFGNVSVDMKGIIGKIVELSNISRKQGLLALEGQIKTLTDPLMAKGVQLVVDGTEPHKIKEILEVEVEIFEEEFGTTSKVYEAFGGYAPCVGIIGAVLGLIHVMENLADPSALGGGIAVAFVATVYGVGAANLLFLPMGNKIKLKAKTLIIAKIMVIEGLVSVAQGENPRMIEEKLSGFLSSVEKNKK, encoded by the coding sequence ATGGATATTTTATCGGTATTGGGCATCCTTCTTTCGCTGGGTGCCATTGTAGGCGGGCAACATTTGGAGGGCGGGCATTTAAGCTCCATTCTCCAAGGAACGGCTTTTTTGATTGTGATGGGGGGTACGTTAGGCGCGGTGATGCTGCAATTCCCTCTTCCAATTTTTCTGAAAGCTCTTTCCAGTGCCAGCATGGTGTTTGGAAATGTGAGTGTGGATATGAAGGGTATTATTGGCAAAATTGTGGAGTTATCGAATATCAGCAGAAAACAAGGACTCTTGGCCCTGGAAGGACAAATTAAAACGTTGACGGATCCGTTAATGGCCAAAGGGGTGCAGTTGGTGGTCGATGGGACGGAACCGCACAAAATTAAAGAAATCCTGGAAGTGGAAGTTGAAATTTTTGAAGAAGAATTTGGCACGACGAGCAAGGTCTATGAAGCGTTTGGCGGATATGCGCCGTGCGTGGGGATTATTGGCGCCGTACTTGGTCTGATTCATGTGATGGAAAACTTGGCCGATCCTTCGGCATTGGGTGGCGGGATCGCGGTCGCATTTGTGGCTACGGTCTATGGGGTGGGAGCGGCTAACCTCTTGTTTCTTCCTATGGGTAATAAAATCAAGTTAAAGGCTAAGACCTTGATCATCGCGAAAATTATGGTGATTGAAGGCCTTGTGTCCGTAGCACAAGGGGAGAATCCACGAATGATTGAGGAGAAGTTGAGTGGATTTCTGTCATCCGTGGAGAAAAATAAAAAGTAA
- a CDS encoding flagellar hook-basal body complex protein — protein MNRGIYPPLAGAITLEHRMEVLSHNIGNVHTTGFKKDKPVFATVLGQTSGPSVAGIDLFPLMDALPPDRSQGTLYQTGEPLDIGLEGDGFLVAQTPDGLRYFRGGKLYRNGNGNLVTHTGDPLMGKKGPITLPPGEVVIGADGTLSVNNQVVDKLRLDKIADGQETAKMGNLFWTVPDQVVADKQTTVHQGMLEQSNVNPSLDMVELIKVTREYEQMQKAIKAMDELAAQAIQAGRVQG, from the coding sequence ATGAACCGAGGTATCTATCCGCCTTTAGCAGGGGCGATTACACTTGAACACCGCATGGAAGTCCTTTCGCATAATATCGGAAATGTCCATACGACAGGGTTTAAAAAGGACAAGCCGGTCTTCGCAACCGTCCTGGGACAAACCTCCGGACCTTCGGTGGCAGGAATTGATTTGTTTCCCTTGATGGATGCCCTTCCACCTGATCGATCGCAAGGCACCTTATATCAGACCGGGGAACCGTTAGATATAGGGCTGGAGGGCGATGGGTTTTTAGTCGCTCAAACACCAGATGGATTGCGATATTTTCGTGGCGGAAAATTGTATCGGAATGGAAACGGAAACTTGGTGACCCATACCGGTGATCCACTTATGGGAAAGAAGGGGCCCATTACCCTTCCTCCTGGAGAGGTCGTGATTGGGGCTGATGGGACACTTTCCGTCAATAATCAGGTCGTAGACAAGTTACGCTTGGATAAGATTGCCGATGGACAAGAAACGGCCAAGATGGGCAATTTGTTCTGGACCGTTCCCGATCAGGTTGTCGCCGATAAGCAGACGACCGTGCACCAAGGCATGTTAGAACAATCTAACGTCAATCCTTCCCTGGATATGGTGGAGTTGATCAAAGTGACCAGAGAGTATGAACAAATGCAAAAAGCCATTAAAGCGATGGATGAACTAGCCGCCCAGGCCATTCAAGCAGGTCGTGTTCAGGGGTAA
- the flgG gene encoding flagellar basal-body rod protein FlgG: MIRAMHTASTGMFAQQLNIDTIANNLANVNTTGFKRSRAEFADLLYQISRLPGASASNVGVFPVGMQVGLGVRPVTVAKEYVQGSLKQTTNPLDLAIEGVGFFQVTRPDGTTMYTRAGSFKQDSTGNVVSGDGDQLIPSITIPSGALKIDIGQDGTVSALLPGVSQATQVGQIQLVRFDNPSGLIAQGNNLFSESSSSGPAQQGTPGFSTGFGNIQQGFLEISNVNIADEMVNMIIAQRAYELNAKAIQASDDMMQVVNGLRR, translated from the coding sequence ATGATTCGAGCGATGCATACCGCATCTACGGGCATGTTTGCCCAACAACTTAATATTGACACGATTGCGAACAATCTCGCCAATGTGAATACGACAGGGTTTAAACGAAGTCGTGCAGAATTTGCGGATCTCCTGTATCAAATTTCCCGTTTGCCTGGTGCGAGTGCTTCGAATGTTGGAGTCTTTCCGGTTGGGATGCAGGTCGGGTTAGGGGTGAGGCCGGTCACCGTGGCCAAGGAATATGTGCAAGGGAGCCTCAAGCAAACGACGAATCCGTTGGATTTGGCGATTGAAGGGGTCGGATTTTTTCAAGTCACACGGCCGGATGGGACCACGATGTATACGAGGGCTGGATCCTTTAAACAAGACAGTACGGGTAATGTGGTTTCGGGTGACGGCGATCAACTCATCCCGAGCATTACCATTCCGTCCGGAGCACTCAAAATTGATATTGGACAGGATGGAACGGTGTCGGCATTGCTGCCCGGGGTTTCCCAAGCCACCCAGGTTGGACAAATTCAATTGGTCCGATTTGATAATCCATCTGGGTTGATTGCCCAAGGCAATAACTTATTTTCAGAGAGTTCGTCCTCAGGGCCTGCGCAGCAGGGGACACCGGGGTTTTCAACCGGATTTGGAAATATACAACAAGGATTTCTTGAAATATCTAATGTGAATATTGCCGATGAAATGGTCAATATGATCATTGCCCAACGGGCCTATGAACTGAATGCGAAAGCCATTCAGGCATCGGACGATATGATGCAGGTTGTGAACGGACTCAGACGTTAG